The Hymenobacter oligotrophus genome has a window encoding:
- a CDS encoding GAF domain-containing protein: protein MPQSSDVTTAPAPIFFFQTTLSLEPIIAWWQARTDDANPGIALLARGIMREVERVPELRGNITEPSVLDTHQTLVQALMVAVFPPASFDTEISGAIPPFQRYSFYHTPRFAEVLLAPDKRVKQPLNIDSATMERHMVHMVYAQILEKLYGVDLPDINGSVIFTVPDYHIGLYRHYSVSFNSAFLDIRVVGQRPELSVEQLEQLRRNPFNIELLRELLPPDNFALEGFNVLHLGDVTNQEILSELKYDLLERDVLQASDRLEQIQEKLRVLFGRPFLQLGIAAYDEKKKAFVDFGRKINHSFLMKQLQRQDANSGFRRIYAQVTQQRRPLVLEDVQTADIPEDLREQLLSIGIRSAILALLPYGDDAVGLLELGSPKPGDLDEFALDNVNAFLPLFAVAVKRNAEEIQTRVQSIIKEKFTAIHPSLEWRFTDAAINLLEKLDEGNKNAEMEPIVFHDVYPLYGSSDVRGSSTARNEAIQGDLVEHLTLANRVLKKATEYQALPILDELKFYVTKNLRRLRQGILSGDEVNILESVKTEVEPLFEYLAQHTPELRPVISDYWSNIDPELGILYKRRKAFEQSITQLNDAVSDYLDEENRRAQQMFPHYFQRFKTDGVEYNIYIGASLVHDKTFDLIFLKNLRLWQLLVSCEVTRLTHRLKPTLPVPLETTQLILIHSQALSIRFRTDERQFDVDGAYNIRYEIIKKRIDKATVAGTGERLTQPGHIALVYAQAREAAEYQEYIDYLQDRSMLEPEVEELELEELQGVKGLMALRVKVKM, encoded by the coding sequence ATGCCTCAGTCTTCCGACGTAACTACGGCGCCCGCGCCGATATTCTTTTTTCAAACCACCCTTAGCCTCGAGCCCATAATTGCGTGGTGGCAGGCCCGCACCGACGATGCCAACCCCGGCATTGCCCTGTTGGCCCGCGGCATCATGCGCGAGGTAGAGCGCGTGCCCGAGCTGCGCGGCAACATCACCGAGCCTAGTGTGCTCGATACGCACCAAACTTTGGTGCAGGCCCTTATGGTGGCCGTGTTTCCGCCCGCCTCGTTCGACACCGAAATCAGCGGAGCCATACCGCCTTTTCAGCGCTACAGCTTTTACCATACGCCTAGGTTTGCCGAGGTGCTGCTGGCCCCCGACAAGCGCGTAAAGCAGCCGCTCAACATCGATTCGGCTACCATGGAGCGCCACATGGTGCACATGGTGTACGCCCAAATTCTGGAGAAGCTCTACGGCGTGGACTTGCCCGACATCAACGGCTCGGTCATCTTCACGGTGCCCGATTACCACATCGGCCTGTACCGCCACTACAGCGTGTCGTTCAACTCGGCTTTCCTCGATATTCGGGTGGTAGGCCAGCGGCCCGAGTTGTCGGTGGAGCAATTAGAGCAGCTGCGCCGCAATCCGTTCAACATTGAGTTGTTGCGCGAGTTGCTGCCTCCAGACAATTTTGCGCTGGAAGGATTCAATGTGCTGCACCTCGGCGACGTAACCAATCAAGAAATTCTGTCGGAGCTGAAGTACGATTTGCTCGAGCGCGACGTGCTGCAAGCCTCCGACCGCCTCGAGCAAATTCAGGAGAAGCTGCGCGTGCTGTTTGGCCGCCCGTTTTTGCAGTTGGGCATTGCCGCCTACGACGAGAAGAAGAAAGCTTTCGTCGACTTCGGCCGCAAAATCAACCACAGCTTTTTGATGAAGCAGCTGCAGCGGCAGGATGCTAATTCCGGTTTTCGGCGCATCTACGCCCAGGTAACGCAGCAGCGTCGGCCCTTGGTGCTCGAAGATGTGCAAACCGCCGATATTCCGGAGGACTTGCGCGAGCAGCTGCTGAGCATTGGTATTCGCTCGGCCATTTTGGCGCTGCTGCCCTACGGCGACGACGCCGTGGGCTTGCTGGAGCTAGGCTCGCCCAAACCCGGCGACCTAGACGAGTTTGCCCTCGACAACGTGAATGCCTTTTTGCCGCTGTTTGCGGTGGCCGTAAAGCGCAACGCCGAGGAAATCCAAACACGGGTGCAATCCATTATCAAAGAGAAGTTTACGGCCATTCACCCGAGCCTGGAGTGGCGCTTTACCGACGCGGCCATCAATTTGCTCGAGAAGCTCGACGAAGGCAATAAAAACGCCGAAATGGAGCCCATCGTGTTCCATGATGTGTACCCGCTCTACGGCTCTTCCGACGTGCGCGGCTCCAGCACGGCCCGCAACGAGGCTATACAAGGCGACTTGGTGGAGCACCTCACGCTGGCCAACCGCGTGCTCAAAAAGGCCACCGAGTACCAGGCGCTACCTATTCTCGACGAACTGAAGTTTTACGTCACCAAAAACCTGCGCCGCCTGCGCCAGGGCATTCTTTCGGGCGACGAGGTGAACATTCTAGAATCGGTAAAAACCGAGGTGGAGCCGCTGTTTGAGTACCTGGCCCAGCACACCCCCGAGCTACGGCCCGTCATCAGCGACTATTGGTCGAACATCGACCCCGAATTGGGCATTTTGTACAAGCGCCGCAAAGCTTTCGAGCAAAGCATTACGCAGCTGAACGATGCCGTAAGCGACTACCTCGACGAGGAAAATCGGCGGGCGCAACAGATGTTTCCGCATTACTTCCAGCGCTTCAAAACCGACGGCGTGGAGTACAACATCTACATCGGCGCCTCGTTGGTGCACGACAAAACCTTCGACCTCATCTTCCTGAAGAACCTGCGTTTGTGGCAGTTGCTGGTAAGCTGCGAGGTTACCCGCCTCACGCACCGGCTTAAGCCCACCCTGCCGGTGCCACTCGAAACCACCCAGCTGATCCTCATTCATAGCCAGGCCCTGAGCATCCGCTTCCGCACCGATGAACGGCAGTTCGATGTGGACGGCGCCTACAACATCCGCTACGAAATCATCAAAAAGCGCATCGACAAGGCCACGGTAGCCGGCACGGGCGAGCGGCTAACGCAGCCCGGGCACATTGCCTTGGTGTATGCCCAAGCCCGCGAAGCCGCCGAATACCAGGAGTACATCGACTACCTGCAAGACCGTAGCATGCTGGAGCCAGAAGTAGAGGAACTTGAACTGGAAGAGTTGCAGGGTGTAAAGGGTTTAATGGCCCTGCGCGTAAAGGTGAAGATGTAG
- a CDS encoding phosphatase PAP2 family protein: MNRLSQFLLRLTGQLTAELLVLVGAFSGSFLCFVLLTRLVFVAGPEQFDQAAFNAFDQLRIAMPGLTPWVLRLTFFGSALWFVAVALVLPAWLWWRKHRREAVELFAAIAGSALLNQLLKTTFGRVRPLTALIYQPGLSFPSGHAMIGLAMYGMLAWQLWRYRHHPVWAALLLLWAILIGLSRVYLHVHYATDVLAGFAAAVAWLILVRTTIRQRLGR; the protein is encoded by the coding sequence ATGAACCGCCTCTCGCAATTTCTGCTCCGCCTTACCGGCCAGCTCACCGCCGAGCTGCTCGTGCTGGTTGGGGCTTTCAGCGGCAGCTTTCTTTGTTTTGTGCTGCTTACGCGCCTGGTTTTTGTAGCCGGCCCCGAGCAGTTCGACCAAGCCGCTTTCAACGCGTTCGATCAGTTGCGGATAGCCATGCCGGGGCTCACACCTTGGGTGCTGCGCCTTACGTTCTTCGGCTCGGCGTTGTGGTTTGTGGCGGTGGCGTTGGTGTTGCCGGCTTGGCTGTGGTGGCGCAAGCACCGCCGCGAGGCCGTGGAGTTATTTGCAGCCATAGCCGGTTCGGCATTGCTCAATCAATTGCTCAAAACCACATTCGGGCGCGTACGGCCCCTCACGGCACTCATTTACCAGCCCGGCCTGAGTTTCCCGAGCGGCCATGCCATGATTGGCTTGGCCATGTACGGCATGCTCGCCTGGCAACTTTGGCGCTACCGCCACCACCCGGTATGGGCCGCATTGCTGCTGCTGTGGGCCATACTGATCGGCTTGTCGCGGGTGTACCTGCACGTGCATTACGCCACCGATGTACTCGCCGGCTTCGCGGCTGCAGTGGCTTGGTTGATATTGGTGCGCACAACCATACGGCAGCGCCTAGGAAGGTAG
- a CDS encoding phosphatase PAP2 family protein, with translation MTGFLRRLLAGAALFATEFALILLIGTVGVVLFLLLGRQVLGDGQLDFDEGAFAWSHRLLGEDNRSWVEFFTFLASRNFIIVAALALIGYFLVVRQHRWYSLKVPVVALGSITLNLLLKTFYNRPRPVLPLTSASGLSFPSGHAMISASFYGLLIYVTWRHVRSRTWRWLLMAGLAVLILLIGLTRVYLRVHYASDVLAGFAAGGLWLLIAIPLLNRLEHTIKRRVRTAMAADSALNK, from the coding sequence ATGACTGGCTTTCTCCGACGGCTGCTGGCCGGTGCTGCGCTGTTTGCCACCGAGTTTGCCCTCATTCTGCTGATCGGCACGGTAGGGGTGGTGTTGTTTTTGTTGCTCGGCCGGCAGGTGCTCGGCGATGGTCAGCTCGATTTTGATGAGGGGGCGTTTGCGTGGTCGCACCGCTTGTTGGGCGAAGACAACCGCTCTTGGGTCGAGTTTTTTACCTTTCTGGCCTCGCGCAACTTCATTATTGTCGCCGCGCTGGCTCTCATTGGGTACTTCTTGGTAGTAAGGCAGCACAGGTGGTATTCGCTTAAGGTACCCGTAGTGGCCTTGGGCAGCATCACGCTTAACCTGCTGCTCAAAACTTTTTACAACCGACCTAGGCCCGTGTTGCCGCTTACCTCGGCCTCGGGGCTTAGCTTTCCGAGTGGGCACGCCATGATTTCGGCATCGTTTTATGGCTTGCTGATTTACGTAACGTGGCGCCACGTGCGGAGCCGCACGTGGCGCTGGCTGTTGATGGCGGGCTTGGCAGTGCTCATCCTGCTTATCGGCCTCACGCGGGTATACCTGCGCGTGCACTACGCTTCCGATGTGTTGGCTGGGTTTGCAGCCGGCGGCCTGTGGTTGCTGATAGCCATACCGCTGCTCAACCGCCTCGAGCACACCATTAAGCGGCGTGTGCGCACGGCTATGGCGGCTGATAGTGCGCTAAACAAATAA
- a CDS encoding class I SAM-dependent methyltransferase translates to MPAPNFDRVARFYDPLAQLVFGGTLLQAQRQALAEGLPAGAPRVLFIGGGTGQVLPDLVALRPMAEVLYLEASANMLAQAQALVREQLNSAGRRISFRHGTETSLRANEQFDAVIAFFLFDLFPEAELAAMLNQLRRHTHAGTQWLVAEFAPPSRWWQRCLHGLMYFFFGLTANVRGRRLPNIAAAMATLGLAPRWQRHWRGGLVEASVYGTPG, encoded by the coding sequence GTGCCCGCTCCCAACTTCGATCGTGTAGCTCGTTTCTACGACCCGCTGGCGCAGTTGGTGTTTGGCGGCACGCTGCTGCAGGCCCAGCGCCAGGCCTTGGCCGAGGGCCTGCCCGCCGGCGCACCTAGGGTATTGTTTATTGGCGGCGGCACCGGCCAGGTACTTCCCGATTTAGTTGCGCTACGTCCCATGGCCGAGGTGCTGTACCTCGAGGCATCGGCCAACATGCTGGCGCAGGCGCAAGCATTGGTGCGCGAGCAGCTCAACAGTGCGGGGCGGCGCATCAGCTTTCGGCACGGCACCGAAACGAGCTTGCGCGCCAACGAGCAGTTCGACGCCGTAATAGCCTTTTTCCTGTTCGATTTGTTTCCGGAAGCCGAGTTGGCAGCCATGCTAAACCAGCTGCGCCGCCATACCCACGCCGGTACGCAGTGGCTGGTAGCCGAGTTTGCCCCGCCGAGCCGCTGGTGGCAACGCTGCTTGCACGGGCTGATGTATTTCTTTTTTGGGCTGACCGCCAATGTGCGTGGGCGCCGCCTGCCCAACATTGCCGCGGCCATGGCTACCCTGGGCTTGGCGCCTAGGTGGCAACGGCACTGGCGCGGCGGTTTGGTGGAGGCTAGCGTGTACGGCACACCTGGCTGA
- a CDS encoding M61 family metallopeptidase codes for MLQLSAARFVLGLGMLSAPLTGAAQNTATRTATTDAPVQYSIQFPNAVHHEAQVVATFQKVPAGRPLQVRMARSSPGRYALHEFAKNVYNVRATDGQGKPLPIHRPDPYGWDVTPGPDGTVRFSYTLYGDRTDGTYAGIDAQHAHLNIPATFAYARGLEQRPVYVNFEQLPADWKVATQLLEVNENGQKVSGRYFAPHLQYFMDSPTSLGAQKLRAWQVNGQQIEMQVLHAGSDADLDRYADLTKNVVREAQAVFGELPTFDFGRYTFVANYLPQASGDGMEHRNSTSVTSSRPLGGPNMLDNLGTVSHEFVHSWNVERIRPNDLEPFDFDRANMSDMLWFAEGFTQYYGELLLRRSGAYTTDAQYCQEALNGFVNSMQVPGAQRYGAIYMSQQAPFVDAAKSIDPTNRGNNFQSYYYVGGANALALDLMLRQRFRTDLDTYMRAVWQQQGKPQKNHAPERPYAVADLQRILGEVSKDTAFAGQFFRQHIYNATAHDYAALLAPAGIVVRQAKPNEPTLDAAFANGRWAITTNTVIGSPLYQAGLDRDDELLKLDGKALKDEKSLPAILKKHKVGDTVPLEYRSRGQVRTVQVVLAADPRLEVTPAEQAGQQPTPEQLAFRKAWLGSKTQQ; via the coding sequence ATGCTTCAATTATCAGCTGCCCGGTTTGTGCTGGGCTTGGGTATGCTTTCGGCTCCGCTAACGGGGGCCGCCCAAAACACCGCAACCCGCACCGCCACCACCGATGCACCGGTGCAGTACAGCATTCAGTTTCCGAACGCTGTGCACCACGAGGCGCAGGTAGTAGCCACCTTCCAGAAAGTGCCCGCCGGCCGGCCGTTGCAGGTACGCATGGCCCGCTCCTCGCCGGGGCGCTACGCCCTGCACGAGTTTGCCAAAAACGTGTACAACGTGCGCGCCACCGACGGCCAGGGCAAACCGCTGCCCATTCATCGGCCCGACCCTTACGGTTGGGACGTAACGCCCGGCCCCGACGGTACCGTACGGTTCAGCTACACCCTCTACGGCGACCGTACCGATGGCACCTACGCCGGCATCGACGCCCAGCACGCCCACCTGAACATTCCGGCCACGTTTGCTTACGCCCGCGGGCTGGAGCAGCGCCCGGTATACGTGAACTTTGAGCAACTGCCCGCCGATTGGAAAGTGGCTACGCAACTGCTGGAGGTAAACGAAAACGGTCAGAAGGTGTCCGGCCGCTACTTTGCGCCGCACCTGCAGTATTTCATGGACTCGCCGACCTCGCTGGGCGCCCAAAAACTCCGGGCCTGGCAGGTAAACGGGCAGCAAATAGAAATGCAGGTGCTGCACGCCGGCTCCGATGCCGACCTCGACCGCTACGCCGACCTCACCAAAAACGTGGTGCGCGAAGCCCAAGCCGTGTTTGGCGAGCTACCCACCTTCGATTTTGGCCGCTACACCTTTGTAGCCAACTACCTGCCCCAAGCCAGCGGCGACGGCATGGAGCACCGCAACTCTACCTCGGTTACCAGCTCGCGCCCCCTGGGTGGCCCCAACATGCTCGATAACCTAGGCACCGTGTCGCACGAGTTTGTGCACAGCTGGAACGTGGAGCGCATTCGCCCCAACGACCTGGAGCCGTTCGATTTCGACCGCGCCAACATGAGCGACATGCTGTGGTTTGCGGAGGGCTTTACGCAGTACTATGGCGAGCTGCTGCTGCGCCGCTCGGGCGCTTACACCACCGATGCGCAGTATTGCCAAGAGGCGCTCAACGGCTTCGTCAACTCCATGCAAGTGCCCGGCGCGCAGCGCTACGGCGCCATTTACATGAGCCAGCAGGCACCGTTTGTGGATGCGGCCAAATCCATCGACCCCACCAACCGCGGCAACAATTTTCAGTCGTACTACTACGTGGGCGGGGCCAATGCTTTGGCGCTCGACTTGATGCTGCGCCAACGCTTCCGCACCGACCTCGACACCTACATGCGCGCGGTGTGGCAGCAGCAAGGCAAACCCCAGAAGAACCACGCCCCCGAGCGGCCCTATGCCGTAGCCGATTTGCAGCGCATTTTGGGCGAGGTAAGCAAAGACACGGCTTTTGCCGGCCAGTTCTTCCGCCAGCACATTTACAACGCCACCGCGCACGACTACGCCGCCCTGCTCGCCCCCGCTGGCATTGTGGTGCGGCAGGCTAAGCCCAACGAGCCAACCCTCGACGCCGCTTTCGCCAACGGGCGCTGGGCAATTACTACCAACACCGTTATCGGCTCGCCGCTTTACCAAGCCGGCCTCGACCGCGACGACGAACTGTTGAAGCTCGACGGCAAGGCGCTGAAGGACGAAAAGTCGCTGCCCGCTATTCTGAAGAAGCACAAAGTAGGCGACACGGTGCCGCTGGAGTACCGCTCGCGGGGGCAAGTGCGCACCGTGCAGGTTGTTCTGGCAGCCGACCCGCGGTTGGAGGTAACTCCGGCCGAGCAAGCAGGCCAGCAGCCCACACCCGAGCAACTGGCTTTCCGGAAGGCCTGGCTGGGCAGCAAAACCCAGCAGTAG
- a CDS encoding cyanophycinase, with product MLHRFTPRLLAAMLVLLAACGQPAETIAPRPTAALVQDATGTLGLVGDAADVTTTTSGGTVLMGGGTDVDAAMRWMVSKSGGGDFLVLRATGTNAYNSYIYGLGGVNSVETLLINSRTLANDPEVEAKIRGAEAVFIAGGDQANYVNFWKDTRVESALNYLRNTKQVPIGGTSAGCAIQGSYYFSAISGTITSSEALANPYNSKLTLGRNDFLSNPYLSNTITDTHFNNPDRRGRLITFMARMSTDNGVLPQGIGVDEQTAVCIEPNGTGKVFGSGYAFFCRQNGSGYTPERCLSGSPLDWYRARQAVRVYKVPGNSTGSNTFNLSTWSSGSGGSWQYYYADRGAFGLSY from the coding sequence ATGTTGCACCGCTTTACGCCGCGGCTGTTAGCCGCCATGCTCGTATTGCTAGCCGCCTGCGGCCAGCCAGCAGAAACAATAGCGCCCCGGCCCACCGCCGCGCTGGTGCAGGACGCCACCGGCACGCTTGGCCTTGTGGGCGACGCCGCCGACGTAACCACCACCACCAGCGGCGGTACCGTACTCATGGGCGGCGGCACCGACGTAGATGCAGCCATGCGCTGGATGGTAAGCAAATCGGGCGGCGGCGACTTTTTGGTGCTGCGCGCCACCGGCACCAACGCCTACAACAGCTACATCTACGGCCTTGGCGGCGTTAATTCAGTAGAAACGCTGCTGATTAACTCTCGGACCCTCGCCAACGACCCCGAAGTGGAAGCCAAAATCCGGGGCGCGGAGGCTGTGTTCATCGCGGGCGGCGACCAGGCCAATTACGTGAACTTTTGGAAGGACACCCGCGTGGAATCGGCCCTGAATTACCTGCGCAACACCAAGCAGGTGCCCATCGGCGGTACGTCGGCGGGCTGTGCCATACAGGGCAGTTACTACTTCTCCGCCATCAGTGGCACCATTACCAGCAGCGAAGCCCTGGCTAACCCCTACAACAGCAAGCTTACGCTTGGCCGCAACGATTTCCTGTCGAACCCCTACCTCTCGAATACCATCACCGATACCCACTTCAACAACCCCGACCGGCGTGGGCGCCTGATAACGTTTATGGCGCGTATGAGCACCGACAACGGGGTGCTGCCGCAAGGCATTGGGGTGGATGAGCAAACGGCCGTGTGCATCGAGCCCAACGGCACCGGCAAGGTGTTCGGGAGCGGCTATGCGTTCTTCTGCCGCCAAAACGGCAGCGGCTACACGCCCGAGCGTTGCCTCAGCGGCTCGCCGCTCGATTGGTACCGCGCGCGCCAGGCCGTGCGGGTATACAAAGTGCCGGGCAACAGCACCGGCAGCAATACCTTTAACCTGAGCACCTGGAGCAGCGGTAGCGGGGGCAGTTGGCAGTACTACTACGCCGACCGCGGCGCGTTTGGGTTGTCGTATTGA
- a CDS encoding MFS transporter, producing the protein MPRSDHRLRLIYAIILIDVVAGAALGPVMPEFVRGLPRPQLWLSLGVGLFLGIQLFSAPLLGKLSDGYGRRPVLILSAIGTLAANCLLWPVRAGLYFANRVSDGLTNGMYATIRSAITDLSPPERLFRNLGFEGAIVSLGFVLGPMASGLLLTTFDVEPARQVQVVVGLGIGLALLNVGLSCILREPHPQHTGVSRSALGAAVAEALHLPSLWHRLKAKNQLHPGLLQLVATQALFTLSIGCYYYFVPYISLGELRMDARAISYFFMFFGALSIAINYGFFGLVADRINQRRAVQWFATLGVPVLLAYGLVGSSRLALYSIVVFDCLTLSLIQGLLEGLIARRTTSADRGEIFGLNQAVQGLASFASTLVFAALSAFDLRLPWLWFALCLAGVAWLMSRHVNTPEPDPEPANALS; encoded by the coding sequence ATGCCCCGCTCCGACCACCGTCTCCGCCTTATCTACGCCATTATCCTCATCGATGTGGTAGCCGGTGCGGCCCTAGGTCCGGTAATGCCCGAGTTTGTGCGGGGGCTGCCACGGCCGCAGTTGTGGCTGTCGTTGGGCGTTGGGTTGTTCCTGGGCATTCAGCTGTTTTCGGCGCCGCTGCTCGGTAAGCTTTCCGATGGGTACGGCAGGCGACCCGTGCTGATTTTGTCGGCCATTGGTACGCTGGCGGCCAACTGCCTGCTGTGGCCGGTGCGGGCGGGCTTGTACTTTGCCAACCGCGTGTCGGATGGGCTTACCAACGGCATGTACGCCACCATCCGCTCGGCCATTACCGACCTCTCCCCGCCCGAGCGTCTCTTCCGCAACCTAGGGTTCGAAGGCGCCATTGTGTCGTTGGGCTTCGTGCTAGGTCCCATGGCCTCGGGGCTGCTGCTGACGACGTTTGATGTGGAGCCCGCGCGGCAAGTGCAGGTAGTGGTGGGCTTGGGCATTGGGCTAGCCCTGCTAAACGTGGGTTTGAGCTGCATTTTGCGCGAGCCGCACCCGCAGCACACCGGCGTAAGCCGCAGCGCCCTAGGTGCCGCCGTGGCCGAGGCCCTGCACTTGCCTTCACTTTGGCACCGCCTCAAGGCCAAAAACCAATTGCACCCCGGCTTGCTGCAGCTGGTAGCTACGCAGGCTTTGTTCACGCTGAGCATCGGCTGCTACTACTACTTTGTGCCCTACATCAGTTTGGGCGAGCTGCGCATGGATGCCCGCGCCATTTCGTACTTCTTCATGTTTTTCGGGGCGCTCAGCATTGCCATCAACTACGGCTTTTTCGGGCTGGTTGCCGACCGCATCAACCAGCGGCGGGCCGTACAATGGTTTGCTACCCTAGGTGTGCCGGTGCTGCTGGCCTACGGGTTGGTGGGCAGTTCGCGGCTGGCCTTGTACAGCATCGTGGTGTTCGACTGCCTCACTCTTTCCCTTATTCAGGGCTTACTCGAGGGCCTGATTGCCCGGCGCACCACCTCCGCCGACCGCGGCGAAATATTCGGCCTCAACCAAGCCGTGCAAGGCTTGGCCAGCTTTGCCTCTACTTTGGTGTTTGCCGCACTTTCGGCCTTCGATCTGCGCTTGCCGTGGTTGTGGTTTGCGCTGTGCCTGGCGGGCGTAGCCTGGCTGATGAGCCGGCACGTCAACACCCCCGAACCTGATCCGGAGCCCGCCAACGCCCTCAGCTGA
- a CDS encoding Bax inhibitor-1 family protein — protein MQEIVPQEGQELQPALATLTAEQVADLQAYFMTQVLGWLTGALALSGGLAMVVAASPELQVLLFGTAWVFVVVVAVLFIAGLVVARRSANRNSVAVVTAFAACVLAGGLALGVVFREYSAYSLGKTFFLASAAAGAMMLYGYFARVRMSNWASTLLVLLVALGLAAGTNLLWPSTYAAGLSSFAGVLLFVPLIAYDAHKLKNKTFIGLGDENTDRKVAVRSAFGLYFNLLCLFLSLLSFTGISI, from the coding sequence ATGCAAGAAATTGTACCCCAAGAAGGTCAGGAGCTACAACCCGCACTAGCAACCCTAACGGCCGAGCAAGTAGCCGATTTGCAAGCTTACTTCATGACGCAGGTACTTGGCTGGCTAACCGGCGCCCTCGCCTTATCGGGCGGTTTGGCCATGGTGGTGGCTGCCTCGCCCGAGTTGCAGGTGTTGTTGTTTGGCACGGCCTGGGTGTTTGTGGTGGTGGTAGCGGTGTTGTTCATAGCAGGGTTGGTGGTAGCGCGCCGGTCGGCCAACCGAAATTCCGTTGCGGTGGTAACCGCTTTTGCGGCTTGCGTGTTGGCTGGTGGCTTGGCTTTGGGCGTGGTGTTTCGGGAGTACTCGGCGTATTCGTTGGGCAAAACCTTCTTCCTGGCTTCGGCTGCCGCGGGCGCCATGATGCTGTACGGCTACTTTGCCCGCGTTCGGATGAGTAATTGGGCAAGTACGCTGCTGGTGCTGCTGGTTGCATTGGGCTTAGCGGCAGGTACCAACTTGCTGTGGCCAAGCACCTACGCCGCAGGCCTGAGCAGCTTTGCCGGCGTGCTGTTGTTTGTGCCCCTGATAGCTTACGATGCGCACAAGCTAAAGAACAAAACCTTTATTGGTTTGGGCGACGAAAACACCGACCGCAAAGTAGCGGTGCGCAGCGCCTTTGGCTTGTACTTCAATTTGCTGTGCCTGTTCCTGAGCTTGCTGAGCTTCACGGGCATTTCTATTTAA
- a CDS encoding MBL fold metallo-hydrolase, producing MPTSRRVRNEKLRIVRPRYEGNLMIGRAFTNANEELYEPTFSNVLRWKLLTKNPQAEEKKRDTWAPAVQPCADVISQRRPDTLVWLGHASFWLCWNGLTFLFDPVLFDLPLIKRRHPLPCAPTDLTGIDYLLLSHGHRDHLDDGSIRLLARQNPKMQVLGPLGAAKLLKRTAGTLPPTQEAGWWQQFDLGPAAPIEVFYLPAAHWHRRGIGDLNTVLWGSFLLREAATGRTLYFGGDSAEGPHFYQIEEQFGPLDIVLLPIGAYKPAFMMSRSHMNPHEAAKVCNQLRAGHLIPMHYGTYDLSDEPASEPLRLLEQIVGEGWLNAQLHAPAVGEPLAIAGME from the coding sequence ATGCCTACAAGTCGTCGCGTCCGCAACGAGAAGCTGCGTATCGTGCGCCCCCGCTACGAGGGCAACCTGATGATCGGGCGCGCGTTCACCAACGCCAACGAGGAGCTGTACGAACCAACGTTTTCGAACGTGTTGCGCTGGAAGCTGCTGACCAAAAACCCGCAGGCCGAGGAAAAGAAACGCGACACCTGGGCGCCCGCCGTGCAGCCTTGCGCCGATGTAATAAGCCAGCGCCGCCCCGATACACTCGTGTGGCTGGGCCACGCCTCGTTTTGGTTGTGCTGGAATGGCCTCACGTTTCTGTTCGATCCGGTGTTGTTCGATTTACCGCTCATCAAGCGCCGCCACCCGCTGCCTTGCGCCCCCACCGACCTTACCGGCATCGATTACCTGCTGCTTTCGCACGGCCACCGCGACCACCTCGACGATGGCTCCATTCGGCTGTTGGCGCGGCAGAACCCCAAAATGCAAGTGCTCGGCCCGCTCGGCGCGGCCAAGTTGCTCAAGCGCACCGCCGGCACGCTGCCCCCCACGCAAGAGGCCGGCTGGTGGCAGCAGTTCGACCTAGGGCCCGCGGCGCCCATCGAGGTGTTTTACTTGCCGGCTGCGCACTGGCACCGCCGCGGCATCGGCGACCTGAACACCGTGCTGTGGGGCTCATTTTTGCTGCGCGAAGCGGCCACGGGCCGCACGCTGTACTTCGGCGGCGACTCGGCCGAGGGCCCGCACTTTTACCAAATCGAGGAGCAGTTTGGGCCCCTGGATATTGTGTTGCTGCCAATTGGGGCTTACAAACCGGCTTTCATGATGAGCCGCTCGCACATGAACCCTCACGAAGCGGCCAAAGTGTGCAACCAGCTCCGGGCCGGCCACCTCATCCCCATGCACTACGGCACCTACGACCTCTCCGACGAGCCCGCATCGGAGCCGCTGCGCTTGCTCGAGCAGATAGTAGGCGAAGGTTGGCTGAATGCCCAGCTGCACGCGCCGGCCGTAGGCGAGCCGCTTGCTATTGCCGGCATGGAGTAG